DNA from Parageobacillus thermoglucosidasius:
TTTTCGCGAATCATCACGTCACGGTCGGATTATGGCGTTCTGATATGCTCGGCTGGTTTATGGCGTTGTTTATTTTGGCGCTCGGCTGGATGATCGAGCGGTTTTGTCTTCGTTATTTGTATGGCGACCGCGTGTACCGGAAGTATTTTACGTTGCTTACTTTTACCGTTGGCATCGCGGCGTTGACATGGTTAAGCGATGATATTCGCTTGCTGATTCTCTTCTGGGAGTTGCCGTTATTAGGGTTGACAAAACTGACGCGGTTAAAAAAAGAATGGCGTCCGGCGCGAATGGCAGCAGCCCGTATGGCATCCGCATTTTCGCTAAGCTGGCTTGCTTTGTTCATCGCTGGTTTGTGGCTATGGAACGCAACGGGGCATTGGCGGCTGTCGTTTGCTTTGTCGACGGAGAGCATCCGCCATCTCGAATGGTGGGAAAAAACGGGGATGAGTATGCTGCTTGTTTTGGCGGCGATCGTCCCGGCCGGACAATGGCCATTTCAGCGTTGGCTGCTGGAATCAGCGGTGACGCCGACGCCGGTCTCCGCGGTCATGCATGCCGGATTGGTCAATGCCGGCGGTCTTTTGCTGACGAGATTTGCTCCGTTGCTCAATGGTGATGTATCACAAATGTTGCTGGCTGTTTTCGCTTCGATTTCGGTGCTGGTCGGTACAGGAATAAGTTTTGTGCAAGTGGATTATAAACGGCAATTAGTTGCTTCCACGATGGCGCAAATGGGACTGATGTTCATTCAATGTGCATTAGGGGCTTATGTTGCGGCAGTGATTCATTTAGTGTTGCACGGGATGTTTAAAGCGACGTTATTTTTGCAATCCGGTTCGGTAGTGCCGCGCCCGAATCAAACGATCCGGCTATCGCAAAGCTTGTCCCGCACATGGCGGTTTACCGGAGTGGTGGTCGGCTTTGTCGCAGGGGGCATTATTTTGCTGATGTCGCCAGAAGAAAATGCAAAATGGCTAAGCAGTCTTATTCTTGGCTGGACGCTGGCGTTTGCGTGGGAGCGGCTTGCCGTGTTTAAGGATGGACGGATCATTGTCTTATTCGGACTAGTAGGGGCGGTTTTTGTTTCTGGGACGGTGCACGGCGGTCTTATGATGCTTTTGCATAAGGCGGTGCCGCTAAGTTCGAATACATCTGTTGCCGCCGAAGCGATCGCTGTCTTGATGCTGGCGGCCGGCGGATTGGCGAGCATATGGCTTTCCGCCCATCGTTCATCGGAACTGTT
Protein-coding regions in this window:
- a CDS encoding NADH dehydrogenase subunit 5 — translated: MVWFILLFTAVGIVFISSLLLLDRRVPLCYVRVHVGVMVLPAAVALAGLVFANHHVTVGLWRSDMLGWFMALFILALGWMIERFCLRYLYGDRVYRKYFTLLTFTVGIAALTWLSDDIRLLILFWELPLLGLTKLTRLKKEWRPARMAAARMASAFSLSWLALFIAGLWLWNATGHWRLSFALSTESIRHLEWWEKTGMSMLLVLAAIVPAGQWPFQRWLLESAVTPTPVSAVMHAGLVNAGGLLLTRFAPLLNGDVSQMLLAVFASISVLVGTGISFVQVDYKRQLVASTMAQMGLMFIQCALGAYVAAVIHLVLHGMFKATLFLQSGSVVPRPNQTIRLSQSLSRTWRFTGVVVGFVAGGIILLMSPEENAKWLSSLILGWTLAFAWERLAVFKDGRIIVLFGLVGAVFVSGTVHGGLMMLLHKAVPLSSNTSVAAEAIAVLMLAAGGLASIWLSAHRSSELFARLYMQLVHMGEPRLESMESHPRYLDDYLQKEVVNR